In one window of Mesoplodon densirostris isolate mMesDen1 chromosome 4, mMesDen1 primary haplotype, whole genome shotgun sequence DNA:
- the ZMYND11 gene encoding zinc finger MYND domain-containing protein 11 isoform X4 — MSRVHGMHPKETTRQLSLAVKDGLIVETLTVGCKGSKAGIEQEGYWLPGDEIAYSMQPFSRTATPNKDWETENHDWYCFECHLPGEVLICDLCFRVYHSKCLSDEYRLRDSSSHWQCPVCRSIKKKNTNKQEMSTYLRFIVSRMKERAIDLNKKGKDNKHPMYRRLVHSAVDVPAIQEKVNEGKYRSYEEFKADAQLLLHNTVIFYGADSEQADIARMLYKDTCHELDELQLCKNCFYLSNARPDNWFCYPCIPNHELVWAKMKGFGFWPAKVMQKEDNQVDVRFFGHHHQRAWIPSENIQDITVNVHRLHVKRSMGWKKACDELELHQRFLREGRFWKSKNEDRGEEEAESSISSTSNEQLKVTQEPRTKKGRRNQSVEPKKEEPEPETEAVSSSQEIPTMPQPIEKVSVSTQTKKLSASSPRMLHRSTQTTSDGVCQSMCHDKYTKIFNDFKDRMKSDHKRETERVVREALEKLRSEMEEEKRQAVNKAVANMQGEIDRKCKQVKEKCKEEFVEEIKKLATQHKQLISQTKKKQWCYNCEEEAMYHCCWNTSYCSIKCQQEHWHAEHKRTCRRKR; from the exons gccTACAGTATGCAGCCTTTCTCCAGGACAGCAACCCCAAACAAG gACTGGGAAACAGAAAATCATGACTGGTATTGTTTTGAATGCCATTTGCCTGGAGAGGTGTTGATATGTGACCTGTGTTTTCGTGTGTATCATTCCAAGTGTTTGTCTGATGAGTACAGGCTTAGAGACAGCAGTAGTCACTGGCAGTGCCCAGTTTGCAGG AGCATCAAGAAGAAAAATACGAACAAGCAGGAGATGAGTACGTACCTGAGGTTCATCGTCTCCCGCATGAAGGAGAGG GCTATTGACCTTAATAAAAAGGGGAAGGACAACAAACACCCCATGTACCGGCGGCTGGTGCACTCGGCGGTCGACGTCCCTGCCATTCAGGAG AAAGTGAACGAAGGGAAGTACCGAAGTTACGAAGAGTTCAAAGCTGATGCTCAGTTGCTTCTTCACAACACAGTGATTTTCTATGGAG CAGACAGTGAGCAAGCTGACATAGCAAGGATGCTCTATAAAGACACATGTCATGAG ctgGATGAATTACAACTTTGCAAGAATTGCTTCTATTTATCAAATGCTCGTCCTGACAATTGGTTCTGCTATCCTTGT ATACCTAATCATGAACTGGTTTGGGCTAAAATGAAAGGTTTTGGATTCTGGCCGGCCAAAGTCATGCAGAAAGAGGACAATCAGGTTGACGTCCGCTTCTTCGGTCACCACCACCAGAG GGCCTGGATTCCTTCTGAAAACATACAGGACATCACAGTCAACGTTCACCGGCTGCATGTTAAGCGCAGTATGGGCTGGAAGAAGGCCTGTGATGAGCTGGAGCTGCATCAGCGCTTCCTTCGTGAAGGGAGGTTTTGGAAGTCTAAGAATGAGgacagaggggaggaggaggcagaaTCCAGCATCTCCTCTACCAGTAATGAGCAG CTAAAGGTCACTCAAGAACCGAGAACAAAGAAAGGACGACGTAATCAAAGTGTGGAACCCAAAAAAGAA GAACCAGAGCCTGAAACAGAAGCAGTAAGTTCCAGCCAGGAAATCCCCACGATGCCTCAGCCAATCGAAAAAGTTTCTGTATCAACTCAGACCAAGAAGTTAAGTGCCTCTTCACCAAGAATGCTGCATCGAAGCACCCAGACCACCAGTGACGGAGTGTGTCAAAGCATGTGCCACGACAAATACACCAAAATTTTCAATGACTTTAAAGACCGAATGAAGTCTGATCACAAGCGAGAAACTGAAAGAGTTGTACGAGAAGCTCTAGAAAAG ctgcgttctgaaatggaagaagaaaaaagacaagctGTAAATAAAGCTGTAGCAAATATGCAGGGTGAGATAGACAGAAAATGTAAGCAAGTAAAGGAAAAGTGTAAAGAAGAATTTGTAGAAGAAATCAAGAAGCTAGCAACACAGCACAAACAACTAATTTCTCAGACCAAGAAGAAGCAGTGG TGCTACAACTGTGAGGAGGAGGCCATGTACCACTGCTGCTGGAACACATCCTACTGCTCAATCAAGTGTCAGCAGGAGCACTGGCATGCGGAACACAAGCGCACCTGTCGCCGGAAAAGATGA